Proteins from one Planctomyces sp. SH-PL62 genomic window:
- a CDS encoding thermonuclease family protein: MWRDVPKPFPIPIRPTSRRRSWSFRLRLILALAMLAVVIYREWTRPAPAPKGRGDVVRRAGGRVPVDPKVVWVDDGDTIRIKWPDAPAERVRILGIDAPEVANPRDRSRAGQEYGDEARAFARRLILGANRLELLRAARPDRYGRTLGYLFVDGENYSVLAVESHMAESTIDRFGDNGFPEEAARVEAAARRAGPPPFESPRDFRDRATGRKAG, translated from the coding sequence ATGTGGCGCGACGTTCCGAAACCGTTTCCGATTCCGATCCGCCCGACTTCGCGACGGCGGTCGTGGTCGTTCCGACTTCGGCTGATCCTGGCCCTGGCGATGCTGGCGGTCGTGATCTATCGCGAATGGACCCGGCCCGCGCCGGCGCCGAAGGGTCGCGGCGACGTCGTCCGTCGGGCCGGGGGCCGCGTCCCGGTCGATCCGAAGGTCGTCTGGGTCGACGACGGCGACACGATCCGGATCAAATGGCCCGACGCGCCGGCGGAGCGCGTCCGCATCCTGGGGATCGACGCCCCCGAGGTCGCCAATCCTCGCGACCGAAGCCGCGCCGGGCAGGAGTACGGCGACGAGGCCCGCGCCTTCGCCCGCCGCCTCATCCTCGGGGCGAATCGGCTGGAATTGCTCCGCGCCGCGCGTCCCGACCGATACGGCCGGACCCTCGGCTACCTGTTCGTCGACGGAGAGAACTACTCGGTGCTGGCCGTCGAAAGCCACATGGCGGAATCGACCATCGATCGGTTCGGCGACAACGGCTTCCCCGAGGAGGCCGCCCGGGTCGAGGCCGCCGCGCGCCGCGCCGGGCCGCCGCCGTTCGAATCGCCTCGGGATTTCCGCGACCGGGCGACCGGGCGCAAGGCGGGGTGA
- a CDS encoding cysteine hydrolase family protein gives MSRALLVIDVQNEYFTGALPITHPAGHLGRILEVMDAARGKMPVVVIQHEMSEGSIFRKGTPEWALHPEIAERPHDLLVPKTLPGSFTNTPLEAWLRGRGIDTVTIAGYMTHMCCDTTARQAAHLGFKSEFLNDATGTLDLNNEAGRVTAEELHRSILCAQQQFISEVLPISDWLTRI, from the coding sequence ATGTCCCGCGCCCTCCTCGTCATCGACGTGCAGAACGAGTATTTCACCGGGGCCCTGCCGATCACGCATCCGGCGGGACATCTGGGGCGCATCCTTGAGGTGATGGACGCGGCCCGGGGGAAGATGCCGGTGGTCGTGATCCAGCACGAGATGTCCGAAGGGTCGATCTTCCGCAAGGGGACCCCCGAGTGGGCGCTGCACCCCGAGATCGCCGAGCGGCCCCACGACTTGCTGGTCCCCAAGACGCTGCCGGGGAGCTTCACGAACACGCCGCTGGAGGCGTGGCTCCGGGGCCGAGGGATCGACACGGTGACGATCGCCGGGTACATGACCCACATGTGCTGCGACACGACCGCGAGGCAGGCGGCGCATCTCGGCTTCAAGTCCGAGTTCCTCAACGACGCCACCGGCACCCTCGACCTGAATAACGAGGCCGGTCGAGTCACGGCCGAGGAACTCCACCGTTCCATCCTTTGCGCCCAGCAACAATTCATCAGCGAGGTCCTGCCGATCTCCGATTGGCTGACGCGAATTTAA
- a CDS encoding RNA polymerase sigma factor, with protein MPLSELDRKLIDRCLGKEPGAWNDFVDRYLGLIYHVIHHAAHSRSRLLSEADTEDIAAEVLLAIVDDDYDVLRRYKALSSLPTYLTVIARRICVKEIIRRQREAELGHANAHRETISDLSGEAEAIATAEEVERILDELPEKEAEVVRLYHLKYMNYRQIGKQLGIAENSVGPILAKARKRMRRAGQSNRAG; from the coding sequence GTGCCCCTGAGCGAACTTGATCGTAAACTCATCGACCGGTGCCTGGGGAAGGAGCCGGGCGCTTGGAATGACTTCGTCGACCGCTACCTGGGCCTGATCTACCATGTCATCCACCACGCGGCCCATTCGCGAAGCCGACTCCTGAGCGAAGCCGACACGGAAGACATCGCCGCCGAGGTGCTGCTGGCGATCGTCGACGACGATTACGACGTCCTGCGCCGGTACAAGGCGCTCAGTTCGCTCCCCACCTACCTGACGGTCATCGCCCGGCGGATCTGCGTCAAGGAGATCATTCGTCGCCAGCGCGAGGCCGAGCTGGGACACGCCAACGCCCATCGCGAGACCATCAGCGACCTCTCCGGCGAGGCCGAGGCCATCGCCACCGCCGAGGAGGTCGAGCGGATCCTCGACGAACTCCCCGAGAAGGAGGCCGAGGTGGTCCGCCTGTACCACCTCAAGTACATGAACTACCGCCAGATCGGCAAGCAACTCGGCATCGCCGAGAACTCCGTCGGCCCGATCCTCGCCAAGGCCCGCAAGCGGATGCGCCGCGCGGGGCAGTCGAACCGGGCGGGCTGA
- a CDS encoding DUF4177 domain-containing protein: MLHITCPSCAERGKIPAGLVGARIKCKKCGTAFQVTAPGKAPAAAGAVAESASASPPASPSSAKDYEGIAVEGLDAASWSLAPDPSAHGMPAVAVHHEPAPASASAYTAEHRPDGEAPAREYKLLTSKDKVFEGKFDLARLEDALNHYARQGWVAKSMCLPHVKNFQGAMQEEVVVLLER, from the coding sequence ATGCTCCACATCACCTGTCCCTCGTGCGCGGAACGGGGGAAGATCCCCGCCGGCCTGGTCGGCGCCCGGATCAAATGCAAGAAATGCGGCACCGCCTTCCAGGTCACGGCGCCCGGCAAGGCCCCCGCGGCCGCAGGCGCGGTGGCGGAGTCGGCCTCGGCTTCCCCCCCGGCCTCGCCGTCTTCGGCCAAGGATTACGAGGGGATCGCCGTGGAGGGCCTGGACGCCGCGTCCTGGTCGCTCGCGCCGGACCCCTCGGCCCACGGGATGCCCGCCGTCGCCGTCCATCACGAACCGGCTCCGGCCTCTGCCTCCGCTTACACCGCCGAACACCGCCCCGACGGCGAGGCCCCGGCGCGCGAGTACAAGCTGCTCACCTCGAAGGACAAGGTCTTCGAGGGCAAGTTCGACCTGGCCCGGCTCGAAGACGCGCTCAACCATTACGCGCGGCAGGGCTGGGTCGCCAAATCGATGTGCCTCCCCCACGTCAAGAACTTCCAGGGGGCCATGCAGGAGGAAGTCGTCGTCCTGCTGGAGCGTTGA
- a CDS encoding response regulator yields MEDQKARPKIVIADDNPQNVELLEAYLGDVDCEIRTARDGEETLQVVEEFKPDLLLLDVMMPRLSGFEVCRKLRTIPETKDLLILMVTALNEASDFERGVQAGTDDFLTKPVNKVELLCRIRSLLRVSHLENQLERTLAYLAEFESASRATEGS; encoded by the coding sequence TTGGAAGATCAGAAAGCCCGCCCCAAAATCGTGATCGCCGACGACAACCCCCAGAACGTCGAGCTCCTGGAAGCCTATCTGGGGGACGTCGATTGCGAGATCCGCACGGCGCGCGACGGCGAGGAGACGTTGCAGGTGGTCGAGGAGTTCAAGCCCGACCTCCTGCTGCTCGACGTCATGATGCCGAGGCTCTCCGGGTTCGAGGTCTGCCGCAAGCTGCGGACCATCCCCGAGACCAAGGACCTCCTCATCCTGATGGTCACGGCGCTTAACGAGGCGTCCGACTTCGAGCGCGGGGTGCAGGCCGGGACCGACGACTTCCTGACCAAGCCCGTCAACAAGGTCGAGTTGCTCTGCCGCATCCGCAGCCTGCTGCGGGTGAGCCACCTGGAGAACCAGCTCGAACGGACGCTGGCCTACCTCGCCGAGTTCGAGTCGGCCAGTCGCGCCACCGAGGGGTCATGA
- a CDS encoding class I SAM-dependent rRNA methyltransferase → MTTASPSSSSPVRVVVKPKRVRPLFAGHPWVFAQSIARVEGSPEPGDEVVVVSHEGAFVARGLFNPSSAIRVRLYRWDDAPLDAAFWRSRLESAVGLRRDVLKLDAEDAAYRLVFSEGDGLSGLTVDRYGRRLVVLFSSLALHRRRDVILAALRDLTGAEGLLARPDRAVAREEGLDASDVLIVGELSDGPETVVENGLSFQVDLLHGQKTGFYCDQRENRRAVARYCEGRRVLDLFSFTGGFALNAARHGGAASVLAVDSSAPALATARENARLNGVANVEFEQGDVPKVLERLHAAGERFDVVVCDPPKYAGHARDLAPALGAYARLNRAAVGVLAPGGLLATCSCSGLVDRSTFRDVLADVAGQARRPIQILEQRGQGPDHPVSAACPETDYLKCFVARVGA, encoded by the coding sequence ATGACCACGGCTTCGCCGTCGTCTTCGTCGCCGGTGAGGGTGGTCGTCAAGCCGAAGCGGGTCCGGCCGCTGTTCGCGGGGCATCCCTGGGTCTTCGCCCAGTCGATCGCGCGCGTCGAGGGCTCGCCGGAGCCGGGCGACGAGGTCGTGGTCGTCAGCCACGAGGGGGCGTTCGTGGCGCGCGGGCTGTTCAACCCGTCGAGCGCCATCCGGGTGCGGCTCTACCGCTGGGACGACGCGCCGCTGGACGCCGCGTTCTGGAGGTCCCGGCTGGAATCGGCCGTCGGGCTCCGTCGCGACGTGCTGAAGCTCGACGCCGAGGACGCCGCCTATCGGCTCGTCTTCAGCGAGGGGGACGGCCTCTCGGGACTGACCGTCGACCGCTACGGCCGTCGGCTGGTCGTCCTGTTTTCCAGCCTGGCGCTGCATCGCCGCCGGGACGTCATCCTGGCCGCCCTCCGCGACCTCACCGGGGCCGAGGGGCTCCTCGCCCGTCCCGACCGCGCGGTGGCCCGCGAGGAAGGGCTCGACGCCAGCGACGTCCTGATCGTCGGCGAGCTTTCGGACGGTCCCGAGACGGTCGTCGAGAACGGCCTGTCCTTCCAGGTCGACCTGCTCCACGGCCAGAAGACCGGCTTCTACTGCGACCAGCGAGAGAACCGCCGGGCCGTCGCCCGATACTGCGAGGGCCGGCGCGTGCTCGACCTGTTCAGCTTCACCGGCGGGTTCGCCCTCAACGCGGCCCGCCACGGCGGCGCGGCGAGCGTGCTGGCCGTCGACAGCTCGGCCCCCGCGCTGGCGACGGCTCGCGAGAACGCGCGGCTCAACGGCGTGGCGAACGTCGAGTTCGAGCAAGGGGACGTGCCGAAGGTCCTGGAACGCCTGCACGCCGCGGGGGAGCGGTTCGACGTGGTGGTGTGCGACCCTCCCAAGTACGCCGGGCACGCCCGCGACCTGGCTCCCGCGCTCGGAGCGTACGCCCGGCTCAACCGCGCGGCGGTCGGCGTCCTGGCCCCCGGCGGCTTGCTCGCCACCTGCTCCTGCTCGGGGCTCGTCGATCGCTCGACCTTCCGCGACGTGCTGGCCGACGTCGCCGGCCAGGCCCGCCGCCCCATCCAGATCCTCGAACAGCGCGGCCAGGGGCCCGACCACCCGGTCTCCGCGGCTTGTCCGGAGACCGACTACCTCAAGTGTTTCGTCGCCCGAGTCGGGGCCTGA
- a CDS encoding alpha/beta hydrolase yields the protein MNRLHFAWVFASCLACAGPLAKAEEGPNFTRTEDVVYGRKHGMALTMDVFTPKADANGAAIVWMVSGGWFSAHEAINAGSIDEYLKRGYTVFAVVHGSQPRFTIPEVVEDVNRAVRYIRFHAADYHIDPDRIGVTGGSAGGHLSLMLGTAGALGNPFAKDPVDRGSSRVQAVACFFPPTDFLNYGKPGENALGRGILQGFKAPFDFNQLDPKDKVFRPITDEALRNAIGVQISPITHVSPDDPPTLIIHGDADQLVPIQQAEILIEKLKEKGVEAKLVVKPGASHGWPDIQKDNAVLADWFDKHLKPRAEPKTP from the coding sequence ATGAACCGCCTGCATTTCGCCTGGGTGTTCGCCTCGTGCCTGGCCTGCGCCGGGCCGCTCGCGAAGGCCGAGGAAGGGCCGAACTTCACCAGGACCGAGGACGTCGTCTACGGTCGGAAGCATGGCATGGCCCTGACGATGGACGTCTTCACCCCCAAGGCGGACGCCAACGGCGCGGCGATCGTCTGGATGGTCAGCGGCGGCTGGTTCTCGGCCCATGAGGCGATCAACGCCGGTTCGATCGACGAATACCTCAAGCGCGGCTATACGGTCTTCGCCGTGGTCCACGGCAGCCAGCCGAGATTCACGATCCCGGAGGTCGTCGAGGACGTCAACCGCGCCGTGCGCTACATCCGGTTCCACGCGGCCGACTACCACATCGACCCGGATCGGATCGGCGTCACCGGGGGCTCGGCCGGGGGGCACCTCTCGCTGATGCTGGGGACCGCCGGCGCGCTGGGGAACCCATTCGCCAAGGACCCCGTCGATCGCGGGTCGAGCCGGGTCCAGGCCGTCGCCTGCTTCTTCCCGCCGACCGACTTCCTGAACTACGGCAAACCGGGCGAGAACGCGCTCGGGCGGGGGATCTTGCAGGGCTTCAAGGCCCCGTTCGATTTCAACCAGCTCGACCCCAAGGACAAGGTCTTCCGCCCGATCACCGACGAGGCCCTGCGCAACGCGATCGGCGTCCAGATCAGCCCGATCACCCACGTCTCCCCCGACGACCCGCCGACCCTCATCATCCACGGCGACGCCGACCAGCTCGTCCCGATCCAGCAGGCCGAGATCCTCATCGAAAAACTCAAGGAGAAGGGCGTCGAGGCGAAGCTCGTCGTCAAGCCGGGCGCCAGCCACGGCTGGCCCGACATCCAGAAAGACAACGCAGTCCTCGCCGACTGGTTCGACAAGCACCTGAAGCCCAGGGCCGAGCCGAAAACCCCCTAA
- a CDS encoding hemolysin family protein → MISIVVLVLGILALLLAASLFSLLEHASEAAQIQHLREQAAKGDRGAKAALRRAGDPESAATAARLGAIFALILAGALAGAAASDGRGGLDWLPGLAAVLGIAAAATILADVAPRVLAASRPEWFAARLARTVGPATAAIEPLARRLRRAGGFLAARLGARNAERASGVEQRIKDLMNAGAESGGFDPSKHAIFKRVFRFCDRRARALMTPRDQVVWLDVRDTPEEIARKIVLSPHASLPVCDETLDNLLGMVQMKSLLARGAEGQPTRFKGLLTLPDFIYEGTRGPQILDVLRKAATGAAVVLDEYGSVVGVITLADVRDALLGTMIEKPEEESPRAVQRPDGSWLLDGRFPIDEFVDLFQIPRPAQGEFDTLGGLVVTKLGRIPRVGEGFQDLGLRFEVVDMDANRVDHVLVRPLDLAR, encoded by the coding sequence ATGATATCGATCGTGGTGCTCGTTCTGGGGATCCTGGCCCTCCTGCTGGCGGCCAGCCTGTTTTCCTTGCTGGAGCACGCATCCGAGGCGGCCCAGATCCAGCACCTGCGCGAGCAGGCCGCGAAGGGCGATCGGGGGGCCAAGGCGGCGCTGCGCCGGGCCGGAGACCCCGAATCAGCCGCGACGGCGGCCCGGCTGGGGGCGATTTTCGCGCTGATCCTCGCCGGGGCCCTGGCGGGCGCGGCGGCGAGCGACGGTCGGGGGGGGCTCGACTGGCTCCCCGGCCTGGCGGCGGTGCTGGGGATCGCGGCGGCGGCGACGATCCTTGCGGACGTCGCGCCTCGGGTCCTGGCGGCGAGTCGCCCCGAGTGGTTCGCGGCGCGACTGGCGCGGACGGTCGGGCCGGCGACCGCGGCGATCGAGCCCCTGGCCCGTCGGCTGCGGCGGGCGGGCGGATTCCTGGCGGCGCGGCTCGGAGCCCGCAACGCCGAGCGGGCCTCGGGGGTCGAGCAGCGGATCAAGGACCTGATGAACGCGGGCGCCGAATCGGGCGGGTTCGACCCCTCCAAGCACGCGATCTTCAAGCGGGTCTTCCGGTTCTGCGACCGCCGCGCCCGGGCCTTGATGACCCCCCGCGACCAGGTCGTCTGGCTCGACGTCCGCGACACCCCCGAGGAGATCGCCCGCAAGATCGTCCTCAGCCCGCACGCCAGCCTCCCCGTCTGCGACGAGACCCTGGACAACCTCCTGGGCATGGTCCAGATGAAGAGCCTGCTCGCCCGGGGCGCCGAGGGCCAGCCGACGCGGTTCAAGGGGCTCCTCACCCTGCCGGACTTCATCTATGAGGGGACCCGAGGGCCCCAGATCCTCGACGTGCTGCGGAAGGCGGCCACCGGCGCGGCCGTCGTGCTGGACGAGTACGGCTCCGTCGTCGGCGTCATCACCCTGGCCGACGTCCGCGACGCCCTGCTGGGGACCATGATCGAGAAGCCCGAGGAGGAATCCCCCCGGGCCGTCCAACGCCCCGACGGCTCCTGGCTGCTCGACGGCCGCTTCCCGATCGACGAGTTCGTCGACCTGTTCCAGATCCCCAGGCCCGCCCAGGGCGAGTTCGACACGCTGGGCGGCCTGGTCGTCACCAAGCTCGGCCGCATCCCCCGGGTCGGCGAAGGCTTCCAGGACCTGGGCCTCCGATTCGAGGTCGTCGACATGGACGCCAACCGCGTCGACCACGTCCTCGTCCGGCCCCTGGACCTCGCGCGCTGA
- a CDS encoding PEP-CTERM sorting domain-containing protein (PEP-CTERM proteins occur, often in large numbers, in the proteomes of bacteria that also encode an exosortase, a predicted intramembrane cysteine proteinase. The presence of a PEP-CTERM domain at a protein's C-terminus predicts cleavage within the sorting domain, followed by covalent anchoring to some some component of the (usually Gram-negative) cell surface. Many PEP-CTERM proteins exhibit an unusual sequence composition that includes large numbers of potential glycosylation sites. Expression of one such protein has been shown restore the ability of a bacterium to form floc, a type of biofilm.): protein MRIDGVDVALPPGVASLLDFRQLSPPGTFPLTFPADNIYGVDEGTYESVSDGYWVALAPLAPGTYQLDFGGAGSGTPPIYGPFSNTQTYFITVVPEPSSVVLLGLGAGLGVVGLRRRHARPKKPRGAMEGEIMAPPGR, encoded by the coding sequence GTGCGGATCGACGGCGTCGACGTGGCGCTCCCGCCGGGGGTCGCCAGCCTCCTCGATTTTCGCCAGCTCTCCCCCCCCGGAACCTTTCCCCTCACCTTCCCGGCCGACAACATCTATGGAGTGGACGAAGGGACGTATGAATCGGTCTCGGACGGCTACTGGGTGGCCCTCGCTCCGCTGGCCCCCGGAACCTATCAACTCGATTTCGGCGGCGCCGGGTCAGGGACGCCGCCGATCTATGGTCCGTTCTCCAATACTCAAACCTACTTCATCACCGTCGTGCCCGAGCCTTCCTCGGTCGTCCTGTTGGGACTCGGAGCCGGACTGGGCGTCGTCGGGCTTCGTCGTCGGCACGCTCGCCCGAAGAAACCCCGGGGCGCGATGGAGGGGGAGATCATGGCGCCGCCTGGAAGATGA
- a CDS encoding YifB family Mg chelatase-like AAA ATPase, translated as MLAKLFSYTLVGIDAAPVEVEVDVSPASMPKTVLVGLAEVAVKESTHRVERALVNSGYQRPADRVVINLAPADLKKDAGGFDLPIALGILAGSGQVSLDRPGDFAVMGELALTGETRPIKGVLSMVLRASAEGRDGVVVPRANAAEAAVVEGIDVYPVGSLAEAVGFLSGQLDMDPESVDLDAIFSRCSHMDEDFVDVKGQDYAKRALLIAASGNHNVLMIGPPGSGKTLLAKRLPTILPPLTPAESLETTRIYSSMGRLQPGQALMAVRPFCTPHHSVSDAGLVGGGNPPQPGQISMSHKGVLFLDEMPEFNRKTLEVLRQPLEEGHVTISRAMNSATFPADFILVAAMNPCPCGYRSDPRRSCSCSPPQVEKYLSRISGPLLDRIDLHVEVPAVPFTQLAEMPPGATSAQIREQVLEARARQAKRFVTEGTLVNGRMTPRQLRKHCKLKPEAMSILKAAMEELGLSARAYDKVLRVARTIADLEASDEIQPQHIAEAVGYRSLDRSVWL; from the coding sequence ATGCTCGCCAAGCTCTTTTCGTATACGCTCGTCGGGATCGACGCCGCCCCGGTGGAGGTGGAGGTCGACGTATCGCCGGCGTCGATGCCCAAGACGGTGCTCGTCGGCCTGGCGGAGGTCGCCGTCAAGGAGAGCACCCACCGGGTCGAGCGGGCCCTGGTGAACTCCGGCTATCAGCGGCCGGCGGATCGCGTCGTGATCAACCTGGCGCCGGCCGATCTCAAGAAGGACGCGGGGGGCTTCGACCTGCCGATCGCGCTCGGCATCCTGGCGGGGAGCGGGCAGGTTTCGCTGGACCGGCCGGGGGACTTCGCGGTGATGGGCGAGCTGGCCCTGACGGGGGAGACCCGGCCGATCAAGGGGGTCCTCTCGATGGTCCTCCGGGCCTCCGCCGAGGGCCGCGACGGCGTCGTGGTCCCCAGGGCCAACGCCGCCGAGGCGGCCGTGGTCGAGGGGATCGACGTCTACCCCGTCGGCAGCCTGGCCGAGGCCGTCGGCTTCCTCTCGGGCCAGCTCGACATGGACCCGGAGTCCGTGGACCTGGACGCGATCTTCTCGCGATGCTCCCACATGGACGAGGACTTCGTCGACGTGAAGGGGCAGGACTACGCCAAGCGTGCCCTGCTGATCGCCGCGTCGGGAAATCACAACGTCCTGATGATCGGCCCGCCGGGCTCGGGGAAGACGCTCCTGGCCAAGCGGCTGCCGACGATCCTCCCCCCTCTCACGCCCGCCGAGAGCCTGGAGACGACGCGGATCTACAGCTCGATGGGAAGGCTTCAGCCGGGGCAGGCCCTGATGGCCGTCCGCCCCTTCTGCACGCCCCACCACTCGGTCAGCGACGCCGGCCTCGTCGGCGGCGGCAACCCGCCCCAGCCGGGACAGATTTCCATGTCCCACAAGGGGGTCCTGTTCCTCGACGAGATGCCCGAGTTCAACCGCAAGACGCTGGAAGTCCTCCGCCAGCCGCTGGAGGAAGGCCACGTCACCATCAGCCGGGCGATGAACAGCGCCACGTTCCCGGCCGACTTCATCCTGGTCGCCGCCATGAACCCGTGCCCCTGCGGTTACCGGAGCGACCCGAGGCGGTCGTGCTCGTGCTCCCCGCCGCAGGTCGAGAAGTACCTGAGCCGGATCTCCGGCCCGCTGCTCGACCGGATCGACCTGCACGTCGAGGTCCCGGCGGTCCCCTTCACCCAGCTCGCCGAGATGCCGCCGGGTGCGACCTCGGCCCAGATCCGCGAGCAGGTCCTGGAGGCCCGCGCCCGCCAGGCCAAACGCTTCGTCACCGAGGGGACCCTGGTCAACGGCCGGATGACCCCGCGCCAGCTCCGCAAACACTGCAAGCTCAAGCCCGAAGCCATGAGCATCCTCAAGGCCGCGATGGAAGAACTCGGCCTCTCCGCCCGCGCCTACGACAAGGTGCTGCGCGTCGCCCGCACCATCGCCGACCTCGAAGCCTCCGACGAGATCCAGCCCCAGCACATCGCCGAAGCCGTCGGCTACCGCTCGCTCGACCGCAGCGTCTGGCTGTGA
- a CDS encoding TIM barrel protein has protein sequence MLLRSSRGAAEVRAEVLDEDLPPPRYTLAMNIEIMFPGGMPHAQRIAEVAGCGAKHYGFWDYVGKDLDAMLEAQHKHGLTCVSMTGAPKTGWSTGLTKSGEEAAFLEDFEGACAAARRFGAENLITFVGRIQPEIPWETQRAQIIAGLKKAGPIAEKYGVYLTLEPLNRVESPQMAMITARDAFDFAAEAGHPRVKVDFDIYHRQLGEGNVTSMLTEGLQAGHIHFVEVGAVPGRKEPGTGELDYRFVFNRLRQLGYSGAIGMEHGTTQTPQYAWETVRRLAGLA, from the coding sequence ATGCTTCTGCGTTCTTCGAGGGGGGCGGCCGAGGTTCGCGCGGAGGTCCTGGACGAGGACCTGCCGCCGCCTCGCTACACGCTCGCCATGAACATCGAGATCATGTTCCCCGGTGGGATGCCCCATGCGCAACGGATCGCCGAGGTGGCCGGCTGCGGCGCGAAGCATTACGGCTTCTGGGATTACGTCGGCAAGGACCTCGACGCCATGCTGGAGGCCCAGCACAAGCACGGCCTGACCTGCGTGAGCATGACCGGCGCGCCGAAGACCGGCTGGTCCACCGGGCTGACCAAATCCGGCGAGGAGGCCGCCTTCCTCGAGGACTTCGAAGGAGCCTGCGCGGCCGCCAGGCGATTCGGCGCCGAGAACCTCATCACCTTCGTCGGACGCATCCAGCCCGAGATTCCCTGGGAGACCCAGCGCGCCCAGATCATCGCCGGCCTGAAGAAGGCCGGGCCGATCGCCGAGAAGTACGGGGTTTATCTCACGCTCGAACCGCTCAACCGCGTCGAGTCGCCCCAGATGGCCATGATCACCGCCCGCGACGCCTTCGACTTCGCCGCCGAGGCCGGCCATCCCCGCGTGAAGGTCGATTTCGACATCTACCACCGCCAACTCGGCGAGGGCAACGTCACATCGATGCTCACCGAGGGCCTCCAGGCCGGCCATATCCACTTCGTCGAGGTCGGCGCAGTCCCCGGCCGCAAGGAGCCCGGCACCGGCGAACTCGATTACCGGTTCGTCTTCAACCGCCTCCGCCAGCTCGGCTACTCCGGCGCCATCGGCATGGAGCACGGCACGACCCAGACCCCCCAGTACGCCTGGGAGACCGTCCGCCGGCTCGCCGGCCTGGCCTGA
- a CDS encoding phage holin family protein has product MANDETPPLVERIEPIARDAEQFLALHAELIRSEFRQAAATIPPALASVGVGAGLAATGGLFGALALVHGLHRATRLPLWGCYGLVGGLLGAAGAGLAASGVRRLSGVDLVPRETLATLKEDLQWALGKE; this is encoded by the coding sequence TTGGCGAACGACGAGACGCCCCCCCTGGTCGAACGGATCGAGCCGATCGCCCGCGATGCGGAGCAGTTCCTGGCGCTGCACGCGGAACTGATCCGGAGCGAGTTCCGGCAGGCGGCCGCGACGATCCCGCCCGCCCTGGCCTCGGTCGGGGTGGGCGCGGGCCTGGCGGCGACCGGCGGCCTGTTCGGCGCGCTGGCGCTGGTCCACGGCCTGCACCGGGCGACCCGGCTCCCGCTCTGGGGCTGCTACGGCCTCGTCGGCGGGTTGCTCGGCGCGGCCGGCGCCGGCCTGGCGGCATCGGGCGTCCGGCGGCTGTCCGGGGTCGACCTGGTCCCGCGGGAGACCCTCGCGACGCTGAAGGAGGACCTCCAATGGGCCCTCGGAAAGGAGTAA